Part of the Sphaerochaeta associata genome is shown below.
TAGTAGTTTAAACCGCCGAATTGCTGCAGTCAAGTAAAACCGCTGGAAGAACTTAGCAGGGAGGGAAGCAACCGATCGGGATTGGAATCAAGCCTTGCGAGAATGCTGTAGATTGGTTAGACTGTAAGGGAGGTACAACAGTGGAAATTGCAAAGGATAAATGGAAAAAGCCAATTCTGGAACTTATCGGAAATTCGAAGGAACCGGTTGGATCATGGTATATTGTCAATAACTTCAAGAAGAACGGCATCGAAGTAAGCAGTGCAACGGTTGGACGGGAGCTCAACGAGTTGGAAACACTCGGATATGTCGAAAAAATCGGATTCAAAGGGCGTTTAATCACACCGTTGGGAAAGAAAATCATCGAAGATGCGAACACTACGCTCGAACTCGATTATTACAAGAACAGCTTGGAATCTCTCTTGAGCAGCCATGTGCTGGAAAATTTCATCATGGTTCTTGAAGCGCGATCCGCCATCGAACGTCAGACGGCGCGCCTCGCCGCAGAACGTATTACCGATGAGGAATTGGCGGAACTCAAACGCTGTTATGCAAATCAGCAGATGCATTCATCCGACAGGCAGAGTATAGCAAAGGATGATATTGCGTTTCACAGTTGCATTGCCAAGGCATCGAAAAACAAGGCGCTCGTATCCCTGTATATGATGCTGTCCACCATGGGCCAACAGTCGGAATTGTTTGAGCAACTCAGGCATCGAGTAGGGGACAACTACCGGACGTATCATCTCAGCATTTTAGAAGCCATCGAGAAGCATAACCCCGATCAGGCTGAAGAGAGTATGATGGACCATCTTCAAAAACTGACGCGCGACGTCAATCAGTATTGGAACGAATATATGCGCAAGCGCAAAGATGGTGATGGAGTGTGATTCCTGCATATCTGCATAACGGTTTCTGCGGTAACAGCCTTTGCCTATACGCTGGTTGAACGCCTTCTTGTCCCGATCGACGGGAAGGCGGATTGTCAAGGCATGACCTGCTGCTGATCGGTTGGGATTTCGACAGCCTCTCCCTCGGTTGTCCGCCTGACACTCTATGCTTATCGGATTTTCCATGCCTGCCGCCTCGGCGGCATGATCACCTATAGAGTTTTATCATTTGGTATTCGTGCTTCTTGGTCTTTCCCTCCGTCAAATCATGGTTTTCTCTTGGTATGGAAGCGAGTGAATGATGAATTTTAGTTCAGAGTAGTTGTATTAGAAACATTTTGTTGTGATTATAGACAAAATGTTATGAGAATGATACACTCCAAAACAATTCAAACATAGGAGAACTGAATGCACATTGCAATAGTAGGATTTGGAAAAATGGGTAGGCAATTGCATGAGGCGGCAATTACCGGCGGGCATGAGGTTGTTTCCATAATCGATCCCCATGTTGCCGATCCGAAGGTGACCCATCGTACGCTGACTGCACAAGCTCTCGCTGGTGTGGATGTAGCAATCGAGTTCTCCGTCGCAGACGGAATTGAAGAACGGATGCAGTTGTACTGCGATACCTCGACGCCTGCAGTCATTGCAACCACCGGATGGTACGATAAGCTGGATGCCCTCAAGCCGCTTGGTTCCCATCCTGGATGCGCAATCATCTGGTCTGGAAACTTCTCGATCGGCGTGCAACTTTTTTTCGCCATCGTTCGCAAGGCTGCAAGCCTGATGAATGGCTTTTCCGAGTACGATCCGTTGGTCCGGGAATGGTTTCATGCGGCAAAAGCCGATAGTCCTTCAGGTACCGCTGTGATGCTGGGAAATATTCTGACAGAAGAGCTTGCAGGGAAGGAAAAGCTTGAGACTGCACGCCTGGACCGCAAGCGGGAACAACGTGAAATACATGTATCATCGGTGCGCGGCGGGTATAGTCCCGGTGTGCATTCGGTTCTTTTTGATAGTCCTGTCGATACAATCGAGCTGATCCATACCGCCCGAAACAGGGATGGGTTTGTATCGGGAGCACTGAAAGCCGCAGCATGGATCACCACCAAAAAGCACGGCTTCTTTTCAATCGATGACATGCTTGGCGATGTATTTCTGTCAATGGAGAAAAACGTATGAGAGAGTTAAGTTTCAAAGGGGTTCATACTGCGTTGATCACCCCGTTCACCAGAAAGGACAATTTGGATGAAGAGCGCCTCGAGCAGATCATCGAAGCACAGATTCAAAGCGGTGTCGACGGTTTGGTTCCTTGTGGAACAACCGGTGAGAGCCCGACGCTCAGTCATGATGAGCACGACCGAACCATCGCCCTTACGGTCAAGTACGCCAATGGAAGGGTTCCCGTTATTGCCGGCACCGGGTCCAATGCCACCAGTGAAGCGATCAGGTTGTCACGCCATGCCCAGCAGGCAGGCGTCGATGCCGTGCTGCTTGTGAATCCCTACTACAATAAACCCACGCAGAAGGGTTTGTACCTCCATTTCAAGGCGATTGCCGAGAGTGTCGACATCCCTTGCATCCTCTACAACATCAAGGGGAGAACGGGAGTGAACATCGAGACTGAGACCGTCAAGGCC
Proteins encoded:
- a CDS encoding FCD domain-containing protein is translated as MEIAKDKWKKPILELIGNSKEPVGSWYIVNNFKKNGIEVSSATVGRELNELETLGYVEKIGFKGRLITPLGKKIIEDANTTLELDYYKNSLESLLSSHVLENFIMVLEARSAIERQTARLAAERITDEELAELKRCYANQQMHSSDRQSIAKDDIAFHSCIAKASKNKALVSLYMMLSTMGQQSELFEQLRHRVGDNYRTYHLSILEAIEKHNPDQAEESMMDHLQKLTRDVNQYWNEYMRKRKDGDGV
- the dapB gene encoding 4-hydroxy-tetrahydrodipicolinate reductase, which translates into the protein MHIAIVGFGKMGRQLHEAAITGGHEVVSIIDPHVADPKVTHRTLTAQALAGVDVAIEFSVADGIEERMQLYCDTSTPAVIATTGWYDKLDALKPLGSHPGCAIIWSGNFSIGVQLFFAIVRKAASLMNGFSEYDPLVREWFHAAKADSPSGTAVMLGNILTEELAGKEKLETARLDRKREQREIHVSSVRGGYSPGVHSVLFDSPVDTIELIHTARNRDGFVSGALKAAAWITTKKHGFFSIDDMLGDVFLSMEKNV
- the dapA gene encoding 4-hydroxy-tetrahydrodipicolinate synthase; this translates as MRELSFKGVHTALITPFTRKDNLDEERLEQIIEAQIQSGVDGLVPCGTTGESPTLSHDEHDRTIALTVKYANGRVPVIAGTGSNATSEAIRLSRHAQQAGVDAVLLVNPYYNKPTQKGLYLHFKAIAESVDIPCILYNIKGRTGVNIETETVKALSDACSNIVGVKEASGSLEQMRAVIEATHGKFHVLSGDDNLSLPLIESGGDGVISVGSNICPAYITKMIHLALEGKFEAARAMEAKLAGFFKACFLETNPIPIKTAMARYGWCEESFRLPMCSFENEKNRARLYAELDALEEIGAITRR